The following proteins are encoded in a genomic region of Rhizobium sp. CCGE531:
- a CDS encoding HAD family hydrolase, giving the protein MTQRPLTTIGFDADDTLWQNEQFYRLTELQFTELLADHAASDLISARLLEAEKRNLRHYGFGIKGFTLSMIETAIEITEGEVPATVIAQILDIGRDLLAHPVETLPHVRETLEALSGKYLLVLITKGDLFDQERKLAQSGLGDLFDAVEIVSDKNASTYRRIFSKVGDGPERAMMIGNSLKSDIVPALAAGSYGVFVPHELTWSFEHVEEPTEAPRFRKIGHLGELRGVLDALL; this is encoded by the coding sequence ATGACGCAACGCCCCTTGACCACAATCGGCTTCGATGCCGACGACACGCTCTGGCAGAACGAACAGTTCTACCGGCTGACGGAGCTGCAATTTACCGAACTTCTCGCCGATCACGCCGCAAGCGACCTCATTTCCGCGCGGCTGCTGGAGGCTGAAAAGCGCAACCTCAGGCACTACGGCTTCGGCATCAAAGGCTTCACCCTCTCGATGATCGAGACCGCGATCGAGATCACGGAAGGCGAAGTGCCGGCGACCGTCATCGCCCAGATCCTCGACATCGGCCGCGATCTTCTTGCCCATCCCGTCGAAACCCTGCCGCATGTGCGGGAGACGCTGGAAGCCCTGTCCGGAAAATACCTGCTGGTGCTGATCACCAAGGGGGATCTCTTCGATCAGGAGCGCAAGCTCGCCCAATCCGGGCTCGGCGACCTCTTCGATGCGGTCGAGATCGTCTCGGACAAGAACGCCTCCACCTATCGCCGCATTTTTTCCAAGGTGGGGGACGGGCCGGAACGGGCGATGATGATCGGCAACTCGCTGAAATCGGATATCGTGCCGGCGCTCGCCGCCGGAAGCTATGGCGTCTTCGTGCCGCACGAGCTCACATGGTCCTTCGAACATGTCGAGGAACCGACCGAAGCGCCGCGTTTCCGCAAGATCGGTCATCTCGGCGAGCTGCGCGGCGTGCTCGACGCGCTGCTGTAA
- a CDS encoding O-acetyl-ADP-ribose deacetylase has translation MSAPEIIRSDVASISKTRFTVALGDITRLPVDAIVNAANSSLLGGGGVDGAIHRSAGPELLAECRRLNGCKTGQSKITGGYRLPARHVIHAVGPVWNGGDHDEEELLASCYRSSLGLARKHGLKTIAFPAISTGVYRFPAEPAAGIAIHTSLAESKDGVFEEIIFCCFGDDMAALYDRLLPQALDKA, from the coding sequence ATGTCCGCGCCCGAGATCATTCGTTCCGATGTTGCCTCCATCTCGAAGACACGCTTCACCGTGGCTCTCGGCGATATTACCAGGCTTCCTGTCGATGCCATCGTCAATGCGGCCAATAGCAGCCTGCTCGGCGGCGGCGGTGTCGATGGCGCGATCCATCGCTCCGCCGGGCCGGAACTCCTCGCCGAATGCCGGAGGCTGAACGGCTGCAAAACCGGGCAGTCGAAGATCACCGGGGGATATCGCCTGCCGGCAAGGCATGTGATCCACGCTGTCGGCCCCGTCTGGAATGGCGGCGATCATGACGAGGAAGAGCTGCTCGCCAGCTGTTATCGCAGCAGCCTCGGCCTTGCCCGGAAACACGGACTCAAGACCATCGCCTTTCCCGCCATCTCCACCGGCGTCTATCGCTTTCCCGCCGAACCGGCTGCCGGGATCGCAATCCACACCAGTCTAGCTGAAAGCAAGGATGGCGTCTTCGAGGAGATCATCTTCTGCTGCTTCGGCGACGACATGGCGGCGCTCTACGACCGCTTGCTGCCGCAAGCGCTTGATAAAGCCTGA
- a CDS encoding adenosylhomocysteinase: MDQSSYLSRIDWVARSCRLLAATAAEFRDTRPFAGLTIGTGIHLEPKTVALLMTLRAGGADLVCTGNLNSTQPETVDYLRAQGIKVFATQTRDAEEHGASLDAILAEKPDLLLDNGGDLFARAAEQPYANLLGGTEETTSGRTRLIPMRDRLNMPILVINDSPIKQFAENRHAVGQSLFESYLRFTNRSTNGKRVTVFGYGACGKGTAACFRNAFSAVSVVDIDPVTTLEAHLDGFSTPPRDAAIRSADILITVTGFRDIVTTADLPLIKDGAILMNGGHFPHEIDVEGFRNSPDVAGIDRYAAEQIETVRMRDGRAFHILGGGHMANLAGPRPLGNTIESMDLGFTLQARCLERVAKGGLGGEACVIPVPTDIDALVASAYLDLAR; this comes from the coding sequence ATGGATCAATCCTCTTATCTTTCCCGCATCGACTGGGTGGCGCGCAGCTGCCGACTGCTGGCTGCCACGGCGGCGGAATTTCGCGACACCAGGCCCTTTGCCGGCCTGACCATCGGCACGGGCATCCATCTGGAGCCGAAGACGGTCGCGCTGCTGATGACGCTGCGGGCCGGCGGCGCGGACCTCGTCTGTACCGGCAATCTCAACAGCACGCAGCCCGAAACGGTCGACTATCTTCGTGCGCAAGGGATCAAGGTCTTCGCGACGCAGACCCGCGATGCCGAGGAGCACGGCGCGAGCCTCGATGCGATCCTGGCGGAAAAGCCGGATCTGCTGCTCGACAATGGCGGCGATCTCTTCGCCCGTGCGGCCGAGCAGCCCTATGCCAATCTTCTCGGCGGCACCGAGGAAACGACATCCGGCCGCACCCGGCTCATACCGATGCGCGACAGGCTCAACATGCCGATCCTGGTCATCAACGACAGCCCGATCAAGCAATTCGCCGAAAACCGGCATGCCGTCGGGCAGAGCCTGTTCGAGAGCTATCTGCGCTTCACCAATCGCTCCACCAATGGCAAGCGCGTCACCGTCTTCGGTTATGGCGCCTGCGGCAAGGGCACGGCGGCGTGTTTCCGCAACGCCTTTTCCGCGGTCAGCGTCGTCGATATCGATCCGGTTACGACCCTTGAGGCACACCTCGACGGCTTCTCGACGCCGCCGCGGGACGCGGCGATCCGTTCCGCCGATATCCTGATCACCGTTACCGGCTTCCGCGATATCGTCACGACAGCGGATTTGCCGCTGATCAAGGACGGTGCGATCCTGATGAATGGCGGTCACTTCCCGCATGAGATCGATGTCGAAGGCTTCCGCAACAGTCCCGACGTCGCTGGTATCGATCGCTACGCGGCCGAGCAAATCGAAACGGTCCGCATGCGCGACGGCCGCGCCTTCCATATTCTCGGCGGCGGTCACATGGCCAATCTCGCCGGCCCGCGTCCGCTGGGCAATACCATCGAATCCATGGATCTCGGCTTTACGCTGCAGGCCCGTTGCCTGGAGCGCGTTGCCAAGGGCGGACTTGGCGGCGAAGCCTGCGTCATCCCCGTTCCCACTGATATCGACGCGTTGGTCGCCTCCGCCTATCTCGACTTGGCGCGGTAA
- a CDS encoding porin family protein produces MHRAFRIRQPALAALAISAFVFTANSASAEMQFSAYGGVQGATGGNVTTSDGADFDPNWSGKSFKMPPYFGFRGIWWLDQLDKPNWGVSLDYSHAKVYGDLGNTPGWSHFEFTDGLNMLTLNALYRFQDPARNWTPYLGLGAGINVPHVEVTRASGRTFDYQFGGASLQAQAGVSYQFAEHWSTFVEYKGNYNFVNNVSIDSGDTLKTRVFTHALNLGVSFNF; encoded by the coding sequence ATGCATCGTGCATTTCGCATCAGGCAGCCGGCGCTTGCCGCGCTTGCTATTTCAGCATTCGTATTTACCGCCAATTCCGCTTCCGCAGAGATGCAGTTTTCCGCCTATGGCGGCGTGCAGGGCGCAACCGGCGGCAACGTGACCACGTCGGATGGCGCCGATTTCGACCCCAATTGGTCGGGCAAATCCTTCAAGATGCCTCCCTATTTCGGCTTCCGCGGCATCTGGTGGCTTGATCAGCTCGACAAGCCGAACTGGGGCGTGTCGCTGGATTACTCGCATGCCAAGGTCTATGGCGATCTCGGCAATACGCCGGGCTGGTCGCATTTCGAGTTCACCGACGGCTTGAACATGCTGACGCTGAACGCACTCTACCGGTTCCAGGACCCTGCCCGCAACTGGACGCCCTATCTCGGCCTGGGTGCGGGTATCAACGTGCCGCACGTCGAAGTCACCCGCGCATCCGGCCGCACCTTCGACTATCAATTTGGCGGCGCCTCGCTGCAGGCACAGGCCGGCGTCAGCTATCAGTTCGCCGAGCACTGGTCGACCTTCGTTGAATACAAGGGCAACTACAACTTCGTGAACAACGTCTCGATCGACAGCGGCGACACGCTGAAGACCAGGGTCTTCACCCATGCGCTCAACCTCGGCGTCTCGTTCAACTTCTGA
- the glcE gene encoding glycolate oxidase subunit GlcE → MTEFHPRTEEEAASIISDHAARGAALAIVGGNTRSGFGNEVVSEAVLSSRDLAGIVAYNPGEMVMTARAGTPVAEIEAALAEGGQMMAFEPMDHRPLMATQGEPTIGGIFAANVSGPRRFVSGAARDSLLGIRFVNGRGEIVKAGGRVMKNVTGLDLAKLMAGSHGTLGLLTEVTFRVPPKPKTEETIVVSGLNDAQAANAMGAAMALPVDVSGAAHLPLTVAWSFLDGTMPQGEATVLRIEGLPGSVSARAEKLAAAMGRLGPVKRLEEDGSRRLWREIRDVKPYADATMRPIWRVSVAPSIGHQLVAALRLEAGVDAYYDWQGGLVWMRMEAEPEGDTLRRYIHALGGGHATLMRATPALRAMTLAFQPQPEAVAMLSARVKEKFDPAGIFNPGKMA, encoded by the coding sequence ATGACCGAGTTTCATCCCAGGACCGAGGAGGAAGCCGCCTCCATCATCAGCGATCATGCGGCGCGCGGCGCGGCTCTCGCGATCGTCGGCGGCAACACACGATCCGGCTTCGGCAACGAGGTGGTCTCCGAAGCGGTCCTGTCGTCGCGCGATCTTGCCGGCATCGTCGCCTATAATCCGGGCGAGATGGTGATGACCGCGCGCGCTGGCACGCCGGTCGCCGAGATCGAGGCGGCCCTTGCCGAGGGTGGCCAGATGATGGCGTTCGAGCCCATGGATCATCGGCCGCTGATGGCGACGCAAGGCGAGCCGACGATCGGCGGCATTTTCGCGGCCAATGTCTCCGGCCCGCGCCGTTTCGTCAGCGGTGCAGCGCGAGACAGCCTTCTCGGCATCCGCTTCGTCAACGGCAGGGGGGAGATCGTCAAGGCCGGCGGGCGGGTGATGAAGAACGTCACCGGCCTCGATCTGGCCAAGCTGATGGCCGGTTCGCACGGAACGCTCGGCCTGCTGACGGAGGTGACCTTCCGCGTGCCGCCGAAGCCGAAGACGGAGGAGACGATCGTCGTTTCCGGCCTCAATGATGCGCAGGCGGCCAATGCAATGGGCGCGGCCATGGCCCTGCCTGTTGACGTATCGGGTGCAGCCCATTTGCCCTTGACGGTCGCCTGGTCCTTCCTCGACGGCACCATGCCGCAGGGCGAGGCGACGGTGCTGCGCATCGAGGGCCTTCCCGGCTCCGTCTCGGCCAGGGCCGAGAAACTGGCCGCGGCGATGGGCCGGCTTGGGCCTGTGAAGCGCCTCGAAGAGGATGGCAGCCGCAGGCTCTGGCGCGAGATCCGCGATGTGAAACCCTATGCCGATGCCACGATGCGCCCGATCTGGCGGGTATCGGTCGCCCCCAGCATCGGCCACCAGCTTGTCGCGGCCCTTCGCCTGGAAGCAGGCGTCGATGCCTATTACGATTGGCAGGGCGGCCTTGTCTGGATGCGCATGGAGGCGGAGCCGGAAGGCGATACGCTGCGGCGCTACATTCATGCCTTGGGCGGCGGACACGCGACCTTGATGCGCGCCACCCCAGCTCTCCGGGCAATGACACTGGCCTTCCAGCCGCAGCCCGAGGCGGTTGCCATGCTTTCCGCGCGCGTGAAGGAAAAATTCGATCCTGCGGGAATTTTTAATCCGGGGAAGATGGCGTGA
- a CDS encoding LysR family transcriptional regulator, translated as MTNLGDLEIFASVVATGSMSLTGRALGFSPAVISKRIKRLEDRLGTRLLQRTTRQISLTEAGQGFYDRVLAILAGLEEAEAYIAGRSSQMHGTLKISAPTSFGRLHIAPHLKSFMQAHPELAINLVLSDEFVDIVGGGFDLAIRIAELTDSSLVARRLAPVRRVLCASPAYIDTHGTPEDIEDLRRHICLPAHNHDPWRLDGPQGSLTFRPEGRLITNSSEVVREAVIAGLGIALRSTWDVGPELRSGRLVQVLPAYEGSHNVTLSAVYPSRQFLPAKVRVFIDFLAELYGPVPYWER; from the coding sequence ATGACCAATTTAGGAGATCTCGAAATCTTCGCCAGCGTCGTCGCGACCGGCAGCATGTCGCTGACCGGCCGCGCGCTCGGTTTTTCGCCGGCGGTGATTTCCAAGCGCATCAAGCGCCTCGAAGACAGGCTCGGCACCCGGCTCCTGCAGCGCACCACGCGGCAGATTTCGCTGACGGAGGCGGGCCAGGGCTTCTACGACCGCGTGCTTGCCATTCTCGCCGGGCTCGAAGAGGCGGAAGCCTATATTGCCGGGCGCTCCTCGCAGATGCACGGCACGCTGAAGATCTCCGCCCCGACATCCTTCGGCCGGCTGCATATCGCGCCGCATCTGAAATCCTTCATGCAGGCCCATCCGGAACTCGCGATCAACCTGGTACTGAGCGACGAATTCGTCGATATCGTCGGCGGCGGCTTCGATCTTGCCATCCGCATCGCCGAGCTCACCGATTCCAGTCTCGTCGCCCGCAGGCTTGCGCCGGTGCGCAGGGTGCTCTGCGCTTCACCGGCCTATATCGATACGCACGGCACGCCCGAGGATATCGAGGATCTGCGCCGCCATATCTGCCTGCCGGCGCACAATCACGACCCCTGGCGGCTCGACGGCCCGCAAGGCAGCCTGACCTTCCGGCCGGAGGGCAGGCTGATCACCAATTCCAGCGAGGTCGTCCGCGAAGCCGTCATCGCCGGCCTCGGCATTGCCTTGCGCTCGACCTGGGATGTCGGCCCGGAGCTGCGTAGCGGCCGTCTCGTTCAAGTCCTGCCGGCCTATGAAGGCTCGCACAATGTCACGCTTTCGGCCGTTTACCCCAGCCGACAGTTCCTACCAGCGAAAGTGCGCGTCTTCATCGATTTTCTTGCGGAACTTTATGGTCCCGTTCCCTATTGGGAGCGATGA
- a CDS encoding L,D-transpeptidase has translation MRAVLSVVATGVVAACLLAASNAAAFTASAPYAAPATRGDVIRVAMEPQGQVKPQFQRRMVRLATNEAPGTVIVDTNNKYLYLVEGNNRARRYGIGVGRDGFGWSGVVKVGRKAEWPGWTPPAEMIVREAKKGHKLPAFQDGGEDNPLGARAMYLYRNGNDTAFRIHGTNQPWSIGLNMSSGCIRMMNKDVTDLYERVPVGTKVIVVGPGNKQGEVSYQDRGVDVLRTLFGG, from the coding sequence ATGAGAGCAGTACTATCGGTCGTGGCGACAGGCGTCGTCGCGGCGTGTCTTCTTGCGGCGTCGAATGCAGCGGCCTTTACCGCTTCCGCGCCCTACGCGGCACCGGCGACGCGCGGCGACGTGATCCGGGTTGCGATGGAACCGCAAGGCCAGGTGAAACCACAGTTCCAGCGGCGCATGGTGCGGCTTGCGACGAACGAGGCGCCGGGCACCGTCATCGTCGACACCAACAACAAGTATCTCTATCTCGTCGAGGGCAACAATCGTGCAAGGCGCTACGGCATCGGCGTCGGGCGCGACGGTTTCGGCTGGTCCGGCGTCGTCAAGGTCGGCCGCAAGGCGGAATGGCCGGGCTGGACGCCTCCGGCCGAAATGATCGTTCGCGAAGCCAAGAAGGGCCATAAGCTGCCTGCTTTTCAGGACGGCGGCGAGGACAATCCGCTTGGCGCGCGCGCCATGTATCTCTATCGCAACGGCAACGACACGGCTTTCCGCATCCATGGCACCAACCAGCCGTGGAGCATTGGTCTCAATATGTCTTCCGGCTGCATCCGCATGATGAACAAGGACGTGACGGATCTCTACGAGCGGGTCCCTGTCGGCACTAAGGTCATCGTCGTCGGCCCCGGCAACAAGCAGGGCGAAGTCAGCTATCAGGATCGCGGAGTCGATGTTCTGAGAACTCTGTTCGGAGGCTAA
- a CDS encoding FAD-linked oxidase C-terminal domain-containing protein produces the protein MAEAISFLEPRADVLARRSMIVADLTDLLAPECLIHEARELVPFETDAFVSYRRVPLAVALPRSTAEVAAVMKYCHRYGIPVVPRGAGTSLSGGAIPQEDAVVLGLSKMNRILDVDYANRAATVQAGVTNLHVSESVSADGFFYAPDPSSQLACTIGGNIGMNSGGAHCLKYGVTTNNLLGVKLVLTDGTVIDLGGKALDAAGYDLLGLVCGSEGQLGIVTEATVRLIAKPEGARPVLFGFDTSEEAGACVADVIAAGIIPVAIEFMDKPAIEICEAFAHAGYPLDVGALLIVEVEGSEAEMDDMLASIVAIARTHQVKTVRECQSATEAALIWKGRKSAFGATGRIADYICMDGTVPLSQLSHVLKKTAEIIDGYGLRVANVFHAGDGNMHPLILFNANDPDDAAKAEAAGNDILRLCVDAGGCLTGEHGVGIEKRDLMRHQYADVDLAQMMSVRAAFDPGWLLNPSKVFPLDGRNAA, from the coding sequence ATGGCCGAGGCCATTTCATTTCTGGAGCCGCGTGCGGATGTTCTTGCCCGCCGCAGCATGATCGTCGCCGATCTTACCGATCTTCTCGCACCCGAATGCCTCATTCACGAGGCGCGTGAGCTCGTTCCGTTCGAAACCGATGCCTTCGTCTCCTATCGCCGCGTGCCGCTCGCCGTCGCGCTGCCGCGCTCGACGGCCGAAGTCGCCGCTGTCATGAAATATTGCCATCGCTACGGCATTCCCGTCGTGCCGCGCGGCGCCGGCACCTCGCTTTCCGGCGGCGCCATCCCGCAGGAGGATGCCGTCGTTCTCGGCCTTTCCAAGATGAACCGCATCCTCGACGTTGATTATGCCAATCGCGCCGCGACCGTACAGGCGGGGGTGACGAACCTGCATGTCTCCGAAAGCGTCTCGGCCGATGGTTTCTTCTACGCGCCCGACCCGAGCTCGCAGCTTGCTTGCACCATCGGCGGCAATATCGGCATGAATTCCGGCGGCGCGCACTGCCTGAAATATGGCGTCACGACCAACAATCTGCTCGGCGTCAAGCTGGTGCTGACCGACGGCACCGTCATCGATCTCGGCGGCAAGGCGCTGGATGCGGCGGGTTACGATCTGCTCGGCCTTGTCTGCGGCTCGGAAGGCCAGCTCGGCATCGTCACCGAGGCGACGGTGCGGCTCATCGCCAAGCCGGAGGGCGCCCGGCCGGTGCTGTTCGGCTTCGATACGTCGGAAGAGGCGGGCGCTTGCGTGGCCGATGTCATAGCCGCCGGCATCATTCCCGTCGCCATCGAATTCATGGACAAGCCGGCGATCGAAATCTGCGAGGCCTTTGCCCATGCGGGCTATCCGCTCGATGTCGGCGCGCTGCTGATCGTCGAGGTCGAGGGTTCGGAAGCGGAAATGGACGACATGCTTGCCAGCATCGTCGCCATCGCCCGGACCCATCAGGTCAAGACAGTGCGCGAATGCCAATCGGCGACGGAGGCGGCCCTGATCTGGAAGGGCCGCAAATCGGCCTTCGGCGCCACCGGCCGCATTGCCGACTATATCTGCATGGACGGCACCGTGCCGCTCAGCCAGCTTTCCCATGTGCTGAAGAAGACGGCCGAGATTATCGACGGCTACGGCCTGCGCGTCGCCAATGTCTTCCACGCCGGCGATGGCAACATGCATCCGCTGATCCTGTTCAACGCCAACGATCCCGACGATGCCGCCAAGGCGGAAGCCGCCGGCAACGATATCCTGCGGCTTTGCGTCGATGCCGGCGGTTGTCTGACCGGCGAGCACGGCGTCGGCATCGAAAAACGTGACCTGATGCGGCATCAATATGCCGATGTCGATCTTGCCCAGATGATGTCGGTGCGCGCGGCCTTCGATCCCGGCTGGCTCCTCAACCCTTCCAAGGTCTTCCCGCTTGACGGACGTAACGCCGCATGA
- the glcF gene encoding glycolate oxidase subunit GlcF — MQTNFTPEQLADPHVAESEAILRRCVHCGFCTATCPTYVTLGNELDSPRGRIYLIKDMLENGRAADAEVVTHIDRCLSCLACTTTCPSGVDYMHLVDHARAHIEKTYRRPLMDRLTRNVLAAVLPHPGRFRLALRLASLGRPFKGLLRRVPALKAFAAMLDLAPRRIPAPSLFAKPARHEPQTERRGRVAILTGCAQPVLDPAINEATIRLLTRLGVEVVVPEGEVCCGSLVHHMGREEQALAAARANVDVWMREIEAGGLDAIVITASGCGTTIKDYGHMLRLDPAYAEKAARVSALARDITEYLASLELPSHMPRGITVAYHSACSMQHGQKITMAPKLLLKAAGFTVRDPAEGHLCCGSAGTYNIMQPEISAELKARKVRHIEATKADIIATGNIGCITQIATGTGIPILHTVELLDWAYGGDMPAKLKGLRPNSVKS, encoded by the coding sequence ATGCAAACCAATTTCACTCCCGAACAGCTTGCCGATCCGCATGTGGCCGAGTCCGAGGCGATCCTGCGCAGATGCGTGCATTGCGGCTTCTGCACCGCCACCTGTCCCACCTATGTGACGCTCGGCAACGAGCTCGACAGTCCGCGCGGCCGCATCTACCTCATCAAGGACATGCTGGAAAACGGCCGGGCCGCCGATGCCGAAGTGGTGACGCATATCGATCGCTGTCTTTCCTGCCTTGCCTGCACGACGACCTGTCCATCCGGGGTCGACTACATGCATCTGGTCGATCACGCCCGTGCCCATATCGAAAAGACCTACCGGCGCCCGCTGATGGACCGGTTGACCCGCAATGTGCTGGCGGCCGTGCTGCCCCATCCCGGTCGTTTCCGCCTGGCTCTGCGGCTTGCGAGCCTCGGCCGGCCGTTCAAGGGCCTGTTGAGGCGCGTTCCGGCGTTGAAAGCTTTCGCTGCCATGCTCGATCTTGCGCCGCGTCGCATTCCGGCGCCGTCACTCTTTGCCAAGCCCGCCCGGCATGAGCCACAGACGGAGCGGCGTGGTCGCGTCGCGATCCTGACGGGCTGTGCCCAGCCGGTGCTCGATCCGGCGATCAACGAGGCGACCATACGCCTGCTGACGCGCCTCGGCGTCGAGGTCGTCGTGCCGGAAGGCGAGGTCTGCTGCGGTTCGCTGGTCCACCATATGGGGCGCGAGGAACAGGCGCTCGCCGCCGCCCGCGCCAATGTCGATGTGTGGATGCGTGAGATCGAGGCCGGAGGGCTCGACGCCATCGTCATCACCGCCTCGGGCTGCGGTACGACGATCAAGGATTATGGCCACATGCTGCGGCTCGATCCGGCCTACGCCGAAAAGGCGGCGAGGGTTTCGGCGCTTGCCAGGGACATCACCGAATATCTCGCAAGCCTCGAGCTGCCGTCGCATATGCCGCGCGGCATCACCGTCGCCTATCATTCCGCCTGCTCCATGCAGCATGGGCAGAAGATCACCATGGCGCCGAAGCTGCTTTTGAAGGCCGCCGGCTTCACGGTGCGCGACCCGGCGGAAGGGCATCTCTGCTGCGGCTCTGCCGGCACCTACAACATCATGCAGCCGGAGATTTCGGCCGAACTGAAGGCGCGCAAGGTCAGGCACATCGAGGCGACGAAGGCCGATATCATCGCGACGGGCAATATCGGCTGCATCACGCAGATCGCCACGGGGACAGGCATTCCCATCCTGCATACGGTGGAATTGCTGGATTGGGCCTATGGCGGCGATATGCCGGCCAAGCTGAAGGGGCTGCGGCCTAATTCCGTGAAAAGCTGA
- a CDS encoding DNA-3-methyladenine glycosylase I, with protein MAETGIITGEDGRDRCFWHGNLPEYQRYHDEEWGRPVVDDIRLFEKICLEGFQSGLSWLTILRKRENFRAAFAGFDFEKVARFGDADIERCLADAGIIRHRGKIVSTINNANRAIELRGEFGSLARYFWSHEPAAAERPEVFDFAHLRANPTTPASVRVSKDLKKRGWAFVGPTTVYAFMQAMGLVNDHIEGCYCRKEVEAMRCALERP; from the coding sequence ATGGCCGAGACGGGCATCATCACCGGTGAAGACGGCAGGGACCGCTGCTTCTGGCACGGCAACCTGCCGGAATATCAGCGCTATCACGACGAGGAATGGGGCCGCCCGGTCGTCGACGACATCAGGCTCTTCGAGAAGATTTGCCTCGAGGGCTTTCAATCCGGCCTCTCCTGGCTGACGATCCTGCGCAAGCGCGAAAATTTCCGCGCCGCTTTTGCCGGTTTCGATTTCGAGAAGGTCGCCAGGTTTGGTGATGCCGATATCGAGCGCTGTCTCGCGGATGCCGGCATCATCCGCCATCGCGGCAAGATCGTTTCCACCATCAACAATGCCAACCGCGCCATCGAGCTGCGTGGCGAATTCGGATCGCTCGCCCGCTATTTCTGGAGCCACGAGCCAGCCGCCGCCGAACGCCCCGAGGTCTTCGATTTTGCGCATCTTCGCGCCAATCCGACGACGCCTGCTTCCGTGCGGGTTTCGAAGGATCTGAAGAAGCGCGGCTGGGCCTTCGTCGGTCCGACCACAGTCTATGCTTTCATGCAGGCCATGGGCCTAGTCAACGATCACATCGAAGGCTGCTACTGCCGGAAAGAGGTGGAGGCGATGCGTTGCGCATTGGAGCGGCCATGA
- a CDS encoding L,D-transpeptidase, protein MMKHAVLCVAGALSLLASTAFADDRYQSRPPVIVSPDLTAPWVMQLGGGNVQPVVYPRPMARRTADPRMEQQANPQVRQVVQPRGLFARPVVQQVAVVRAQRPTIRGQIDPQFLPQIVDYQTKERPGSIVIDTNNRFLYLVMDDGKARRYGVGVGKPGFEWAGAHTVTRKQEWPDWTPPSEMIAREAAKGHYLPAHMEGGEANPLGARAMYLGSTLYRIHGTNAPWTIGNAVSSGCIRLRNEDVTDLYNRVKVGTRVIVM, encoded by the coding sequence ATGATGAAACATGCCGTCCTGTGTGTCGCGGGCGCTCTGAGCTTGCTTGCGTCAACCGCCTTTGCCGACGACCGTTATCAGTCGCGCCCGCCCGTCATCGTCAGTCCCGATCTGACCGCCCCCTGGGTGATGCAGCTTGGCGGCGGCAATGTGCAGCCGGTCGTCTATCCCCGCCCGATGGCGCGCCGCACGGCCGATCCCAGGATGGAACAGCAGGCAAATCCGCAGGTGCGTCAGGTCGTGCAGCCGCGCGGCCTGTTTGCGCGCCCTGTCGTCCAGCAGGTTGCCGTTGTCCGTGCGCAGCGTCCGACAATCCGCGGCCAGATCGATCCGCAATTCCTGCCGCAGATCGTCGACTACCAGACCAAGGAAAGACCCGGCAGCATCGTCATCGACACCAATAACCGCTTCCTCTACCTGGTGATGGACGATGGCAAGGCGCGCCGCTATGGCGTCGGCGTCGGCAAGCCCGGCTTCGAATGGGCCGGCGCCCATACCGTTACCCGCAAGCAGGAATGGCCGGACTGGACGCCGCCATCCGAAATGATCGCGCGCGAAGCGGCCAAGGGGCACTATCTTCCCGCTCACATGGAAGGCGGCGAAGCCAATCCGCTCGGCGCCCGCGCCATGTATCTCGGCTCCACCCTTTATCGCATCCACGGCACCAATGCGCCCTGGACCATCGGCAACGCCGTGTCTTCCGGATGCATCCGCCTGCGCAACGAAGATGTCACCGACCTCTATAATCGCGTGAAGGTCGGAACCCGCGTCATCGTGATGTGA